Genomic DNA from Brassica rapa cultivar Chiifu-401-42 chromosome A04, CAAS_Brap_v3.01, whole genome shotgun sequence:
TATACATTTTTCATCAGTTGTAAAAATGTATAAtctgtttaaaatatttaagtatttttttacaGGAAAAACTCATATTTTTGATAACGTCTTTGTTGGAATTTTGTCGGAAAAAACAATTCGACCAATTTCAGAGTAATACATTTCATTAGATCTATCTCATCAGGGAAAAAATTTATAGATAATTATTGAAACATTCTCGATGGATTCTCAACATAAATTTCCAACAAATATTGTTTATCAAGAATATTTGTATCGACAAATTTCCAACAAACAAGTTCCACCAGAAATTTTCTGGAAACGTTTACGTAAGGAATTGTCTATCAGAAATTCATCAAAAATCAAATTCTTTCaatttctaaaattattttaaaaaaattatatttttaataattttaaaaatgaaaaatggtatttatgataaaaaaaagtttaagtatacaaaaaaattataatttaaataccCAATCTAAAACCTAAACTGACAAATCATATCTAAGGCTTACAAATTTTAAAGtaataaactttaaaattatagaaagtattaaaaaaattaaaacgtttttcaaattacaatatttttaatcaaaaattagtatatatatatatatatatatattgcttgaataaaaagaaataattatttaaatattgaaaatttggataaacaaattactaaaaaattaaaaactattttatttattgaaaatgttGTTAAAAACGTTTATAAATTTGTAAGACAGAaacttgttttaaaaattattttaaaataatattattaatttaaaattcaaaacagGTCTTACATATaaaaacgtttttaaaatttcataaacacaaaaaaatatacttaaaacaagcatctaaaatcttaaaattaGCATTTAAATCCtaaatttaacattaaattCTAAAACTaacatccaaatatttaaaactaatatcCAAATCCATAACATTTgttaaaaatttgtaaaaaactgaatttttgaaaaacaaattgtaaaaatgttttttcatgtggctaaaaacaaaaaaaaaattttttttttaaaataatacaattaatttaaaatagaaatcaGTTTTTCATAAGAAAAAGattcaaaaatttgataaaaacaaagaTTATTCCTAAAACTAACATAACCTAATACAAACATTAAAATCCTTAAACTACCATTcgaatttaattttatattcaaaatccTTAAATTCCAAACAACTAAAACCAACAACATAACAGGTTTTAATCAAACAGTCTCATTTAAAATGGAAACTTTCATGATTTGGTGGTGATTTTAGGAGAGAGGGAGACGATTTTGAGAGAAAAAGACGAGAGATAAGAGTTTTGTGCTTTTAGGGAGAGGAGAGTCTAGTGGAAAAGAATAAGTGTTTGGCAAATATGTATTAATAATTTGCGACAAAAATTCATCAGGAATCcgttgttttttttgtgtggtaaTCCATAAATTTGGCGGTCAAGTTTCCAAGTTTATTTTGGATTTCCCACATAATATCCTATCCGTCGAGAATTTTTCAGTATATTTATTGGATTTTTTAAGAGTTTGGCTTTCCAATAAGGTATCATGAATCGATGCAAAAATAATTTTCCATCAAAAATTTGTCAAAAAGAATTTGAATGTATTTTCATACGTCAAAATTTTGTAGAAGATTCCCGGCGGACTTCTGACAGACTTGAAAATTCCATAAAAATTGTCAAACGGATTGTCGTTCCGGTTAtgaataataaaagaaaaaaatattgacgATATCTGATTATGTTATACATCTGATAAAGAAAGGTTTATCATTCTCACACACTATCCAAAACAATTAtactattttaagaaaattatctaTCGATTTGGTTTATCATATGTATAAGTATACATATCattaatttgaatttttgtaattcattcaaattaccctaaggtgATGTAATTAGTTTCCAATATTAAGTGTTTATGGTGCCCAacattctttttatatttattatatgacCCTTTAATCTTTTTGAAAccgtaaaccctaaattctataCATTTAAGACCCTAAATTGGTATCCTTTAGAAAATCTATGAAGAATTCCCAACGGATTTCTGacataaatcaatttttattacttCCATAGGAAATTCGTGAaggatttatataaaatttatatttatttaatttatttgagaaACTTTCTAGAATTTctgataaatatattaaaaatatatatttatttaattttgttagaAAACCGTTAGGAATTCCTGAAATGTTCTCGAaggatttattaaaaataaatatttaatatttttttaggaaTCCGTTGAGAATTTCTGACAGATTTCAGAcggatatatttaaaaataaatatttatttaattttgttatgattttttaagaaatttctAACAGAATTCTTGATGggtatatttgaaaataaatatgtatttatttcGTCAGGAATCTATAAGAATTCTAATATCTGATggatatatttcaaattttatcaGGAATTTGTGAAAACAAATCGATGGATTTTTGACGAAATTTTTTTATCGGTGTTTAGTCaagattttgttgaaaacaTCCTACGTATTTAATTTTGTCCAAAACTCCGTTGGAAattcatatgttttattattctgCCTGAAccaaaataaagataaaattacGGTTGGTAACTTCTAGTCTTAGGGGGTgactggtttttccgctaccacccgcaaacgcagcttttacggttggtagcggttgtcggcggtttgcaacaatcaatCAAATcactctaaaccgcttcaaaccgctccgaatctcataaattcaaaggctggctccagctagcgtttgcggttgcgggcggttgcgggaaggtaaatttttttcttttttttaaaaacaatatatatacaaaagtaaaaatatttaataaaatttataattgaaattatgaaaatgttaaaatatatctattatattttaattaatattataaaattttataataaaaacaatttcaataaattttcaaaattaaattataactttctaaatataaattttatatttattataattttatgatttttgatatttttataattatattaaatataaatattgttaatttattatttgattgttaCCGCATTAGGTAGTTAAGCAGTCATAAGTCATCCgtaaacgcaccaatttttaaccgcagtaccagtcgtacaaaaattttaaaagcgctagaaaccgcaaccccccgcatccacaaactctcgcaaccgctgcgtttgaaccattCAGGCCCTTAATTGTTTTCTCCGCAGGTACATATGCTATAATAAATATACTAGGAAATAAAAATTGTGTAGTTAGTCAAACCACCCATTAACATTAATTgcaattgttataaaatagaaatatattattGGCATAAGAATTGTTGCATATATATGTGGATTCTAATACCATATAAAAACAAACctttttactaatatattttaaatttatattgtcATTTTGCAAATTAATCCAATATTAGCTAAAACAGATATTGACCATTAATTTTAACGTTCGGGTgtcaaaattaatttattattatgtaATGAGTCATCATGATTCATGGAAAAAGTGTGactcgtttttttcttttttttgttttctttgtcacTCTGACTCAGATTCTTGCATAAGTCAAAACAAGATAAAGACCAgagaaatgaaataaaaaagggTGCGACCGTGGACAAAGAAGCCATACAATtgctttttcttatcttttacTCCTCCTAGTCCCCTATTGTTTTCGTGTATGTGTTCATATGGTGTTTCAGATTTTCATTTCTCTTTATCAATCAAGAATTTTTCCGATTTTGATCTTGAATTTTTATCTATTGCAGATTTCCCCAACAGTGAAATGAATGGATCATCGAGTCAAATTTCCAGTAAGAGGAAATCAGTTCTACCAACTTATAAGATTGGTAAAACTCTTGGACAAGGATCTTTTGCGAAAGTGAAATTAGCTGTGCATAAAACTACTGGACACAACGTTGCTATCAAAATCCTTAATCGTGAGAAGATTAAGCAGATGGGAATTGAAGCAAAAGGTATATAACTTCAGTATATCTAGAATAAAACTACAAGATTGTGGCAATCCTTCCATGGTAATCAATAGCTAATGTATGCTCTTGATAGTACAACTAGTTGGTATGGAATGTATACGAATCTTTCTCATACTCGATTTCGAAAACTGACCTGGAATGTGACTATGACATATAACCTAATTGATAGTTTGTGCTATTGTTGTCGATGTGTTACatattctacaaaaaaaaaaagaattaagttGAATGTCTTGGTATATGCATAAGATCACTTTTTCGTTTAatcttcacttttttttttttttttgacgtcggtTTAATCTtcacttatatatatacaaattagtGTTTCCAATATGTCGTTACCTATATTCGACAGACAAAATTTATACTATGTTTTTTAGGTACATAAGATCACTCTTTTATTGTTTCATATTTGTTTATAcgtatgtttttttatatacgCGGTACGTAAAACAACATAGTAGAAATTTTGTCTGTCGAATATAGGTAATGACATATCTTACGTACGTAAGATCAATCTTTTTCATTTAACCTTGATTAATGCATTCTTTAACCTTATAGTGGAGAGGGAGATCAAAATTATCAGATTGTTGATGCATCCTCATATCATCCGTCAATATGAAGTTATAGAGACACCAGAAGACATTTACGTTGTCATGGAGTATGTTAAGGCTGGCGAACTGTTTGACTATATTGTAGAGAAAGGTAAATTACATGAAGACGAGGCTCGCTATCTTTTTCAGCAggttagtttttcttttaactttttacgGTATTTTGCAAAATATATCTTACCTTCTTTGATTTCtagtattttcttaaaatcttttTCTTATTCAGATCATATCTGGTGTGGAGTATTGTCACCGCAATATGATCGCTCATCGAGATCTCAAACCGGAGAATATACTCATGGATACGAAATTCAACATAAAGATTGCAGATTTTGGATTGAGTAATGTCATGCATGATGGTCACTTTTTGAAGACCAGTTGTGGAAGCCCTAACTATGCTGCTCCGGAGGTATATATCATTTGGAAAAACTAATAATCATTTCATTAAATTCAGTTTCTATATCAAGTTTCAATTAATGACATCcgaaaatttgttttcataggTTATTTCAGGAAAACTGTATGCGGGACCAGAAGTGGATATTTGGAGCTGTGGAGTCATATTATACGCTCTACTATGCGGTAATCTTCCTTTCGATGACGAAAATATGCCTGGTCTATTCAGCAAAATCAAGGTATATTATCCAACGATCTTTCGCAAAATCATCTATTATACATGTTTAGCAGTCAAAtatttatgttctttttt
This window encodes:
- the LOC103863845 gene encoding SNF1-related protein kinase catalytic subunit alpha KIN12 isoform X2 codes for the protein MCSYGVSDFHFSLSIKNFSDFDLEFLSIADFPNSEMNGSSSQISSKRKSVLPTYKIGKTLGQGSFAKVKLAVHKTTGHNVAIKILNREKIKQMGIEAKVEREIKIIRLLMHPHIIRQYEVIETPEDIYVVMEYVKAGELFDYIVEKGKLHEDEARYLFQQIISGVEYCHRNMIAHRDLKPENILMDTKFNIKIADFGLSNVMHDGHFLKTSCGSPNYAAPEVISGKLYAGPEVDIWSCGVILYALLCGNLPFDDENMPGLFSKIKGEYILPDHLSYAARDLIPRILTVDPMMRISIPGIRQHPWFSSKLPPYLAAPPLDTTEQAREINEEIIRDVVNLGFVEKHVKESLLNRIQNEATVAYYLLLDSRRRSPSDYFESNVNRISSFNSTIPAQTVAPFPALVNHHLMAGLRPRVSADKKWTLGLQSQARPKDIMTAVFKALQDLKVSWKQIGEYNIKCRWVHQSSISKEKSNMMEAELAMISPTVLKFELQLYKAGEGKYVLDIQIADGPQFLFLDLSVSLLRELNVV
- the LOC103863845 gene encoding SNF1-related protein kinase catalytic subunit alpha KIN12 isoform X3, whose amino-acid sequence is MCSYGVSDFHFSLSIKNFSDFDLEFLSIADFPNSEMNGSSSQISSKRKSVLPTYKIGKTLGQGSFAKVKLAVHKTTGHNVAIKILNREKIKQMGIEAKVEREIKIIRLLMHPHIIRQYEVIETPEDIYVVMEYVKAGELFDYIVEKGKLHEDEARYLFQQIISGVEYCHRNMIAHRDLKPENILMDTKFNIKIADFGLSNVMHDGHFLKTSCGSPNYAAPEVISGKLYAGPEVDIWSCGVILYALLCGNLPFDDENMPGLFSKIKKGEYILPDHLSYAARDLIPRILTVDPMMRISIPGIRQHPWFSSKLPPYLAAPPLDTTEQAREINEEIIRDVVNLGFVEKHVKESLLNRIQNESFNSTIPAQTVAPFPALVNHHLMAGLRPRVSADKKWTLGLQSQARPKDIMTAVFKALQDLKVSWKQIGEYNIKCRWVHQSSISKEKSNMMEAELAMISPTVLKFELQLYKAGEGKYVLDIQIADGPQFLFLDLSVSLLRELNVV
- the LOC103863845 gene encoding SNF1-related protein kinase catalytic subunit alpha KIN12 isoform X1, which gives rise to MCSYGVSDFHFSLSIKNFSDFDLEFLSIADFPNSEMNGSSSQISSKRKSVLPTYKIGKTLGQGSFAKVKLAVHKTTGHNVAIKILNREKIKQMGIEAKVEREIKIIRLLMHPHIIRQYEVIETPEDIYVVMEYVKAGELFDYIVEKGKLHEDEARYLFQQIISGVEYCHRNMIAHRDLKPENILMDTKFNIKIADFGLSNVMHDGHFLKTSCGSPNYAAPEVISGKLYAGPEVDIWSCGVILYALLCGNLPFDDENMPGLFSKIKKGEYILPDHLSYAARDLIPRILTVDPMMRISIPGIRQHPWFSSKLPPYLAAPPLDTTEQAREINEEIIRDVVNLGFVEKHVKESLLNRIQNEATVAYYLLLDSRRRSPSDYFESNVNRISSFNSTIPAQTVAPFPALVNHHLMAGLRPRVSADKKWTLGLQSQARPKDIMTAVFKALQDLKVSWKQIGEYNIKCRWVHQSSISKEKSNMMEAELAMISPTVLKFELQLYKAGEGKYVLDIQIADGPQFLFLDLSVSLLRELNVV